One Syntrophus gentianae DNA segment encodes these proteins:
- the grdA gene encoding glycine/sarcosine/betaine reductase complex selenoprotein A: MFQGKKVIIFGDRDGVPGPAIAACMKAAGAQIVLTVTECFVUTSAGAVDLEKQETIKKLVDELGAQDLVVVIGAADPEVASITAETVTFGDPSFAGPLAGVSLRLPVYHILEPVVKSAIPAEIYEEQAGFLELVADTEEIGRIFTEIRERLEKV; the protein is encoded by the coding sequence ATGTTTCAAGGCAAGAAAGTCATTATTTTCGGGGACAGGGACGGCGTGCCGGGACCTGCCATCGCGGCGTGCATGAAGGCGGCTGGAGCGCAGATCGTTCTGACCGTAACGGAGTGTTTCGTCTGAACGTCGGCAGGCGCGGTGGACCTGGAGAAGCAGGAAACGATCAAGAAACTGGTGGATGAGCTGGGAGCACAGGATCTGGTGGTGGTCATCGGGGCCGCAGATCCGGAAGTGGCTTCGATTACGGCAGAAACCGTGACGTTCGGCGATCCAAGCTTCGCAGGTCCACTGGCAGGAGTCTCGTTGAGACTTCCCGTCTATCATATCCTCGAACCGGTGGTAAAATCGGCCATTCCGGCGGAAATCTATGAAGAGCAGGCCGGATTTCTGGAACTGGTGGCCGACACGGAGGAGATCGGCAGAATATTTACGGAAATAAGGGAAAGGCTGGAGAAGGTCTGA
- a CDS encoding methylenetetrahydrofolate reductase C-terminal domain-containing protein: MENLFERSLKDPSVMTVTWELVPGRGAREKAQESVLLEAEKAARGGKIQAVSVTDNPGGQPALMADSLACEIKALGIEPLVHFTCKDKNRSQIESQLYALERAGVRNLLVMSGDYPVSGFMGRPQPVFDLDPTHVLALIRDMNSGLEYPLPKGTGRLQPGHFFAGAAVSPFKQTEAELLGQYYKLKKKIDCGASFVVTQLGYDIRKFQEVLLYMKRRGIEVPVLGNVYILSYPVARLMKENRLPGCVVTDGLMAQLDRERSLPDKGVEARLLRAAKMYALLKGLGFSGAHIGGHLVTCEQVESVIEKGEELSASWETLIREFQYPLPGGFYFFQEDPYRKLNQSAPESRQGLSSDVSEKGLYGFSIFLHNLFFEPGRKGFALMRLFARKLKGTRLENFLHKLEHLLKTLLYDCRDCGDCALVDVAFLCPMSQCPKQQRNGPCGGSYQGWCEVYPGRRRCIYVRAYSRLKSRHQENLLEEIPVAPCNWDLNSSSAWLNFFLGKDHTAKRLGISELPDKPESSGSNSRSA, translated from the coding sequence TTGGAGAATCTTTTTGAAAGATCCCTGAAGGACCCATCGGTCATGACGGTCACCTGGGAACTCGTCCCGGGCCGGGGGGCAAGGGAAAAAGCCCAGGAATCCGTCCTTCTGGAAGCGGAAAAAGCGGCCCGGGGAGGGAAGATCCAGGCGGTTTCCGTAACCGACAATCCCGGCGGACAGCCGGCCTTGATGGCGGACAGCTTGGCCTGTGAAATCAAGGCGCTGGGCATCGAACCCCTTGTCCATTTTACCTGCAAGGACAAGAACCGCAGCCAAATCGAGAGTCAGCTCTACGCACTGGAAAGGGCAGGGGTTCGCAATCTCCTCGTCATGTCCGGCGATTATCCTGTTTCCGGCTTTATGGGGCGTCCTCAGCCGGTCTTCGATCTCGATCCCACCCATGTCCTGGCGCTAATCCGTGACATGAATTCTGGACTGGAATATCCCCTGCCGAAGGGAACAGGAAGGCTTCAGCCCGGTCATTTCTTCGCCGGGGCGGCCGTGTCTCCCTTCAAACAGACCGAGGCGGAACTTCTCGGGCAGTACTATAAACTCAAAAAAAAGATTGATTGCGGCGCCTCCTTTGTCGTGACCCAGCTCGGGTACGATATCCGCAAATTTCAGGAAGTCCTGCTCTATATGAAAAGGCGGGGCATCGAAGTCCCTGTGCTGGGAAATGTCTACATCCTGTCCTATCCGGTGGCCAGGCTGATGAAGGAAAACCGGCTGCCAGGGTGTGTCGTCACGGACGGGCTGATGGCCCAACTGGATCGGGAGCGATCCCTGCCGGATAAAGGGGTGGAAGCACGACTGCTGAGAGCCGCCAAGATGTATGCCCTGCTCAAAGGTCTGGGCTTCAGCGGCGCCCATATCGGCGGCCATCTGGTCACCTGTGAGCAGGTGGAATCGGTCATTGAAAAGGGGGAAGAACTGAGCGCCTCCTGGGAGACCCTGATCCGTGAATTTCAGTATCCCTTGCCCGGCGGCTTCTATTTTTTCCAGGAAGATCCCTATCGCAAGCTGAATCAGTCCGCACCCGAGAGCCGTCAGGGCCTATCCTCCGATGTTTCCGAAAAAGGGTTGTACGGCTTTTCCATTTTCCTTCACAATCTGTTCTTCGAACCGGGAAGGAAAGGATTTGCCTTGATGCGCCTCTTTGCCCGAAAGCTGAAAGGAACCCGCCTGGAGAATTTCCTGCATAAACTGGAACACCTGCTGAAAACCCTGCTGTACGACTGTCGCGACTGCGGCGACTGCGCCCTGGTCGATGTGGCTTTTCTCTGCCCCATGTCGCAGTGTCCAAAGCAGCAGCGGAACGGTCCCTGCGGGGGAAGTTATCAGGGATGGTGTGAAGTCTATCCCGGCCGGCGCCGGTGTATCTACGTGAGGGCCTATTCACGGCTGAAAAGCCGTCATCAGGAAAACCTTTTGGAAGAGATTCCGGTGGCACCCTGCAACTGGGATCTGAATTCGTCGTCCGCCTGGCTGAATTTCTTTCTGGGGAAGGATCATACGGCGAAGCGTCTGGGTATTTCAGAACTTCCCGATAAACCGGAGTCTTCCGGTTCTAATTCCAGATCAGCTTAG
- a CDS encoding YtxH domain-containing protein — protein MIERNNDFITGLLIGGLAGVLIGILYAPKSGRETRDDIGKKTEELMAKAKDEYDQAMEKSRKAYETAVKAITDVRRKAEEKAEEVEKTAAELKERGKETLQEGAGRVKRAVDAGLEAYRQEKEAPAE, from the coding sequence ATGATCGAAAGAAATAATGATTTTATCACAGGGTTGCTCATAGGAGGCTTGGCGGGTGTCCTGATCGGCATTCTTTACGCTCCGAAAAGCGGCAGGGAAACACGGGATGATATCGGGAAAAAAACGGAAGAACTGATGGCGAAGGCCAAGGATGAGTATGATCAGGCCATGGAAAAAAGCAGGAAAGCCTATGAAACGGCTGTGAAAGCTATCACGGATGTTCGGAGGAAGGCGGAAGAGAAGGCGGAGGAAGTTGAAAAAACGGCGGCTGAGTTGAAAGAGCGCGGAAAAGAAACCCTGCAGGAGGGCGCCGGTCGGGTTAAAAGGGCCGTTGATGCGGGATTGGAAGCTTATCGGCAGGAGAAAGAAGCGCCGGCAGAATAA
- a CDS encoding carboxymuconolactone decarboxylase family protein, translating into MDEEAIRNRTQETAKKLFGKGIKMDPPYLTWKAFDRDLANDFSMFITGNLYSRTVLTLPERQMAACAILGAIRATDELKLHVNAALNVGCDPRKLTEIFFQMAPYAGMPAVNEALNVFREVLKERGEWPIPDKPASTL; encoded by the coding sequence TTGGACGAGGAAGCAATCAGGAACAGAACACAGGAAACCGCAAAAAAACTTTTCGGCAAGGGGATCAAGATGGATCCGCCTTACCTCACCTGGAAGGCCTTTGACCGGGATCTGGCCAATGATTTTTCCATGTTCATCACGGGGAATCTCTACTCACGAACCGTGCTAACCCTGCCGGAGCGGCAGATGGCAGCCTGCGCGATTCTCGGGGCCATTCGGGCGACCGATGAGCTGAAGCTTCACGTCAATGCCGCCCTGAATGTGGGCTGCGACCCCCGGAAGCTGACGGAAATTTTCTTTCAGATGGCCCCCTATGCGGGTATGCCCGCCGTCAACGAGGCGCTGAACGTCTTCCGGGAAGTCCTGAAAGAACGGGGAGAATGGCCGATTCCAGATAAACCCGCATCAACCCTCTAG
- a CDS encoding endonuclease/exonuclease/phosphatase family protein: MKSFKFATDVIHSTRLPIERFFNFSARYEEPDIINDSIEEPLPDIGLNLNVMSFNIRRGTRRDGKNSWVHRRDLVHEILDTYRPDVLGLQEALDFQMAEVRSMLPGYERVGIGNLGGSRGLHNAVFYDAGRFFRLDEGTFWLSDTPEEPGSRGWGNIIPRICTWVRLIEKDTQQSFYFYNTHLDHLSLHSRKKSAFLLTQRISTRCFPDPIILTGDFNAGEMSVPIQYLKGKIPLKINRKAKASNPVPLMDSFRERYPKMRNVATYHGYDRYFFRLKLDYIFVPTSARVIDAEIIHRHGETCYPSDHFPLIAQVDLPVKMAQSDSLSRFQQTMHSYPSFTSLREFRIF; encoded by the coding sequence ATGAAAAGTTTCAAATTCGCAACGGATGTCATCCATTCAACCCGCCTGCCTATCGAGCGGTTTTTCAACTTCTCTGCAAGGTATGAAGAGCCTGATATTATAAATGATTCTATTGAGGAGCCTCTTCCCGACATCGGGTTGAACCTGAATGTCATGAGTTTTAACATCCGACGGGGAACCAGAAGAGACGGGAAAAATTCCTGGGTCCATCGTCGGGATCTTGTCCATGAGATTCTGGACACCTATCGTCCCGATGTCCTGGGTCTTCAGGAGGCATTAGACTTTCAGATGGCCGAAGTCCGTTCCATGCTTCCCGGATACGAACGAGTCGGCATTGGGAATTTAGGCGGCAGCAGAGGATTGCACAATGCTGTTTTTTATGACGCCGGACGTTTTTTCCGATTGGATGAAGGGACCTTCTGGCTGTCGGATACCCCCGAGGAACCCGGCTCCAGAGGATGGGGAAACATTATTCCGCGGATCTGCACCTGGGTGCGGCTGATTGAAAAAGATACTCAACAGTCCTTTTATTTCTATAATACCCATCTGGATCATCTTTCTCTCCACTCGCGGAAAAAAAGCGCTTTTCTGTTGACCCAGCGCATCTCCACGCGTTGTTTTCCGGACCCCATCATCCTGACAGGGGATTTCAATGCCGGGGAGATGAGCGTCCCCATTCAATATTTGAAAGGGAAAATTCCTTTGAAAATAAATAGGAAAGCCAAAGCGTCAAATCCGGTTCCCTTGATGGACAGTTTCCGGGAGCGTTATCCGAAAATGCGTAATGTAGCCACGTATCATGGATATGATCGATATTTTTTCCGTCTGAAACTCGATTATATTTTCGTTCCTACTTCCGCACGGGTCATAGACGCGGAAATCATTCACCGCCATGGGGAAACGTGCTATCCTTCCGACCATTTTCCCCTTATCGCCCAGGTCGACTTGCCCGTTAAGATGGCCCAATCAGACAGTCTCTCCCGTTTTCAGCAAACGATGCACTCGTATCCATCTTTTACATCATTGAGAGAGTTCCGGATTTTCTGA
- a CDS encoding cytoplasmic protein: protein MFNRISNGNYWGEEAYQDFDATELYCPRCKQAVPVRKRLLLILANGEKYDYTCIYCGTSVGEKTCSTKEPNLILK, encoded by the coding sequence ATGTTTAACAGGATATCGAACGGGAATTATTGGGGGGAAGAGGCTTATCAGGATTTCGACGCCACGGAACTTTACTGCCCTCGGTGCAAGCAGGCGGTTCCTGTCCGAAAAAGGCTGCTGCTTATCCTGGCCAACGGGGAGAAATACGATTACACCTGCATCTACTGCGGGACTTCAGTGGGAGAAAAGACCTGTTCGACGAAGGAGCCAAATCTCATTCTCAAATAG
- a CDS encoding hydantoinase/oxoprolinase family protein yields MILGIDVGGTHTDAVLIDSGRIKKTAKVITNPEHIVVSLSEIASELLKGESLEKLQRIVLSTTLSTNAIVQNKVDPVGLLVISGPGLPPSYISNSEHAHFLTGYVNHRGIETAPIDPAEVRRISDDFRQKGLKHVGIVGKFSTRNPNQEFQIEKIISNGLRHVSLGHRMSGHLNFPRRVATTYLNEAVWELYSTFAQEVMKFFRNLGISVPVYILKADGGTFNIEQSVEFPVHTILSGPAASIMGILSMTPTNKEDAIALDIGGTTTDIAVFADGVPLLESFGVTMEGHKTLIRGLRSKPVGIGGDSRVRFEGGQLLIGPQREGPAAAFDGPFPTPTDAMILLGLTDIGDRSKAERAMQDIAEAMGCTAQKAAESIFEESCQIIARHVRAVIEDINNKPVYTIHELLEGKRVSPKILHIIGGPAKPMSSRLGQLLECPVSIPPHSEVANAIGAALARTTAEITILADTERGTMTIGEEGVSIKLPSRFSRRDALETGRDLLKERALRMGASEEDLEIEIIEDQEFNMVRDFYATGKNIRIKLQVKPGLIAGFSTGELS; encoded by the coding sequence ATGATTCTCGGCATTGACGTGGGAGGCACACACACGGACGCCGTTCTGATCGATTCCGGCCGAATCAAGAAAACTGCGAAAGTCATAACGAATCCTGAGCACATCGTGGTTTCTCTTTCCGAAATCGCCTCGGAACTGTTGAAGGGCGAGTCCCTCGAGAAACTTCAGCGCATCGTCCTCAGCACGACTCTCTCAACCAATGCGATCGTACAGAACAAAGTGGATCCCGTAGGGCTTCTGGTCATCAGCGGTCCCGGCCTTCCTCCTTCTTACATTTCAAACTCGGAACACGCCCATTTTCTTACCGGTTATGTCAACCACCGGGGAATTGAGACGGCGCCCATTGACCCTGCCGAAGTGAGACGTATTTCCGATGACTTCCGGCAGAAGGGCTTGAAGCACGTCGGGATCGTCGGCAAATTCTCAACCCGTAATCCGAATCAGGAATTTCAGATCGAAAAAATCATCTCCAACGGCCTGCGGCATGTTTCCCTGGGCCATCGGATGTCAGGCCATCTCAATTTCCCAAGACGGGTTGCCACAACCTACCTGAACGAGGCCGTCTGGGAGCTTTATTCGACCTTTGCACAGGAGGTCATGAAATTTTTCCGGAATTTGGGGATTTCCGTTCCGGTCTATATTTTAAAGGCGGACGGCGGCACATTCAACATTGAGCAATCCGTGGAATTTCCGGTCCACACCATCCTGTCCGGACCGGCGGCCAGTATCATGGGGATTCTGAGCATGACCCCGACCAACAAGGAGGATGCCATCGCCCTGGATATCGGTGGAACAACGACGGACATCGCCGTTTTTGCCGATGGCGTCCCGCTCCTGGAATCCTTCGGCGTAACCATGGAAGGTCATAAAACACTGATTCGGGGTCTTCGTTCAAAGCCCGTTGGAATCGGCGGTGACAGCCGGGTGCGCTTTGAAGGCGGCCAGCTTCTTATAGGACCGCAGCGCGAAGGCCCCGCAGCCGCCTTCGACGGACCCTTCCCTACCCCGACAGACGCCATGATTCTTCTCGGCCTGACCGATATCGGCGATCGTTCAAAGGCCGAAAGGGCGATGCAGGACATCGCCGAAGCCATGGGATGCACCGCGCAGAAGGCCGCAGAAAGCATCTTCGAGGAATCCTGTCAGATCATTGCGCGCCACGTCCGCGCCGTCATTGAAGATATCAACAACAAGCCGGTCTATACCATCCATGAGCTCCTGGAAGGGAAACGGGTTTCCCCGAAAATCCTGCACATCATCGGCGGACCGGCAAAGCCCATGTCCAGCCGACTTGGCCAACTGCTTGAGTGCCCGGTTTCTATCCCCCCCCATTCCGAGGTCGCCAACGCCATCGGCGCGGCCCTCGCCCGGACAACCGCCGAGATCACGATCCTTGCCGACACCGAACGGGGTACCATGACCATCGGCGAGGAAGGCGTTTCGATAAAGCTTCCTTCCCGTTTTTCTCGAAGAGATGCCCTGGAAACCGGAAGAGATCTGCTAAAGGAACGGGCTCTCCGCATGGGCGCTTCAGAGGAGGACCTGGAGATAGAGATCATTGAAGATCAGGAGTTCAATATGGTGAGAGATTTCTACGCCACGGGGAAAAACATCCGAATCAAGCTGCAGGTAAAGCCGGGCCTCATCGCAGGGTTTTCAACAGGAGAGCTGTCATGA
- a CDS encoding bifunctional 5,10-methylenetetrahydrofolate dehydrogenase/5,10-methenyltetrahydrofolate cyclohydrolase: MAATIIRGSEIAQQIREDLKKETARLKARGVVPGLVTILVGQDPASMSYVSAKQKTAYDLGFYSLQDSLPEDIPESLLLERISQYNEDPRIHGILVQLPLPEHISEEKILYAIDPGKDVDGFHPVNVGRLMVGQADFLPCTPAGIQQLLIRSGVRIDGAEVVVVGRSNIVGKPIANMLLQKQEGANATVTVCHTGTRDIGFHTRRADILIVAAGKPRAITADMVKEGAVVIDVGVNRIGVSPEGKAQLCGDVDFEAVRQKAGAITPVPGGVGPMTITMLMVNTLKAARISAGLERKP, encoded by the coding sequence GTGGCGGCAACAATCATCCGCGGCAGTGAGATTGCCCAACAGATCCGGGAAGATTTGAAAAAGGAAACGGCCCGATTAAAGGCCAGGGGCGTGGTTCCGGGGCTGGTGACCATCCTTGTCGGCCAGGACCCCGCATCCATGAGTTATGTTTCGGCGAAACAGAAGACAGCCTATGATCTCGGTTTCTACTCCCTTCAGGACAGTCTGCCGGAGGACATACCGGAATCCCTGCTCCTTGAACGGATATCGCAGTATAACGAAGATCCCCGGATCCACGGGATCCTGGTGCAGCTGCCCCTGCCTGAGCATATCAGCGAAGAGAAAATTCTTTATGCCATCGATCCGGGAAAGGATGTCGATGGTTTTCATCCCGTCAATGTCGGCAGACTCATGGTTGGACAGGCGGACTTTCTTCCCTGCACGCCGGCGGGCATTCAGCAGCTTCTCATCCGTTCCGGCGTCCGGATTGACGGGGCTGAAGTCGTTGTCGTGGGGCGGTCGAATATTGTCGGCAAACCCATCGCCAATATGCTCCTTCAGAAGCAGGAGGGGGCGAATGCCACGGTGACGGTCTGCCATACCGGGACGCGGGACATCGGCTTTCATACCCGCCGGGCCGACATTCTCATCGTCGCGGCAGGGAAGCCCAGGGCGATTACCGCGGACATGGTCAAAGAGGGGGCGGTGGTGATCGATGTCGGGGTCAACCGGATCGGCGTTTCGCCGGAAGGCAAAGCGCAACTCTGTGGGGATGTCGATTTCGAGGCCGTCCGGCAGAAGGCGGGAGCGATAACGCCGGTTCCCGGTGGGGTCGGTCCAATGACGATTACCATGCTGATGGTCAATACCCTCAAGGCGGCCAGGATATCGGCCGGGCTGGAAAGAAAACCCTAA
- a CDS encoding DUF948 domain-containing protein, whose protein sequence is MNLEITNYVLLGFLLLLAILVLPLLYQLWRTVEQLTLTLRTLNSRLPAILKNLEDITGNLNETTTSINMRVAELSLVLQRVFAFLGAFRGAEQLVRSQTKSPLLRLVNNARPIVKGVKTFFQVLNTSPRDPV, encoded by the coding sequence ATGAATCTGGAAATCACGAATTATGTATTGCTCGGTTTTCTTCTGTTGCTGGCAATACTGGTTCTCCCATTGCTTTACCAGCTCTGGCGGACCGTAGAACAGCTTACTCTTACCCTCCGCACCTTGAATTCGAGATTGCCCGCAATTTTAAAGAACCTTGAAGATATTACGGGTAATTTGAACGAGACGACGACCAGTATCAATATGCGTGTTGCAGAGTTGTCGCTGGTCCTTCAGCGGGTTTTTGCTTTTTTGGGCGCTTTTCGTGGCGCGGAGCAGCTGGTGCGATCACAGACGAAGTCTCCCTTGTTGCGACTTGTTAATAATGCCAGGCCCATTGTGAAAGGCGTAAAAACCTTCTTTCAGGTCTTGAATACCAGTCCCAGGGATCCGGTTTAA
- a CDS encoding histone deacetylase family protein, with translation MKKERKTGLIFFPAFDWAISPTHPEREERLLYTQDQVFEEGLLDLENIVEYKPSLASYGDINRTHFCVPDARAVTTESHLISAGGAITAAEKVMKKEVDNAFALVRPPGHHAMLVVHGARGFCNVNIEAIMIEYIRCHYGHKRIAVVDTDCHHGDGTQNIYWNDPDTLCISIHQDGRTLYPGSGFHEEFGGPNALGTTLNIPLPPRTSDEGFLYITEQAILPILREFKPDLVINSAGQDNHFSDPITDMRFSAQGYATLNDMLSPDIAVLEGGYSIEKALPYVNVGIILAMAGLDYSHVREPEYESSSLRQSQDISRYIAQEAEEIYELWSRRNEIREKLVGDKKYIAQRKSIYYDTDGIREQQEVVVRVCNDCGGMVKIDSRSDLGNRILAVQIPWKACPECRREGEDAYEKAAKKDGYQYIYLQDKDKDLFLVK, from the coding sequence ATGAAAAAAGAAAGGAAAACCGGATTGATCTTTTTCCCGGCCTTTGACTGGGCAATCTCGCCGACCCATCCCGAAAGGGAGGAACGCCTGCTTTACACTCAGGATCAGGTATTCGAGGAAGGCCTGCTCGATCTGGAGAATATCGTCGAATATAAGCCCTCTCTTGCCTCTTATGGGGATATTAACCGGACCCATTTCTGCGTTCCCGACGCCCGCGCCGTAACGACGGAATCCCATCTGATTTCCGCCGGCGGGGCGATTACCGCGGCGGAAAAGGTCATGAAAAAGGAAGTGGACAACGCCTTTGCCCTCGTCCGGCCGCCGGGGCATCACGCCATGCTGGTCGTTCACGGTGCAAGAGGATTCTGCAATGTCAACATCGAAGCCATCATGATTGAATATATCCGCTGCCACTACGGCCACAAGCGGATAGCCGTGGTGGATACGGACTGCCATCATGGCGACGGAACTCAGAACATCTACTGGAACGACCCGGATACCCTCTGCATCTCCATCCACCAGGATGGCCGGACTCTTTATCCCGGTTCCGGTTTTCATGAAGAATTCGGCGGGCCCAATGCCCTGGGAACCACCCTGAACATTCCTCTGCCGCCCAGGACCTCCGACGAGGGATTCCTGTACATCACGGAACAGGCCATTCTCCCCATCCTCCGTGAATTCAAGCCGGATCTCGTGATCAACTCGGCTGGACAGGACAACCATTTTTCCGACCCGATCACGGACATGCGGTTCAGCGCTCAGGGGTACGCCACGCTGAACGACATGCTGTCACCCGATATCGCCGTCCTGGAGGGCGGCTATTCCATCGAAAAAGCGCTCCCCTATGTGAATGTGGGCATTATCCTGGCCATGGCCGGTCTCGATTACAGTCACGTCCGCGAGCCGGAATACGAATCGTCCAGCCTTCGGCAGTCGCAGGACATCTCCCGCTATATCGCCCAGGAGGCGGAAGAGATCTATGAACTCTGGTCACGCCGGAACGAGATCCGGGAGAAACTGGTCGGCGACAAGAAATACATAGCGCAAAGGAAGAGCATCTACTATGATACGGACGGAATCCGGGAGCAGCAGGAAGTGGTTGTCCGGGTTTGCAACGATTGCGGCGGAATGGTGAAGATTGATTCCCGTTCCGATCTGGGCAACCGCATTCTAGCCGTCCAGATCCCCTGGAAGGCCTGCCCGGAATGCCGCCGGGAAGGCGAGGATGCTTACGAAAAAGCCGCCAAGAAAGACGGATACCAGTATATCTATCTTCAGGACAAAGATAAGGATCTCTTCCTGGTCAAATAG
- the coaE gene encoding dephospho-CoA kinase (Dephospho-CoA kinase (CoaE) performs the final step in coenzyme A biosynthesis.) — MLNIGLTGSIACGKSTVALLLQEKGAFHIDFDLLAHEVEEPDQPAWQGIVDTFGTEILREDHTLDRARLGQIVFSDRRKLDKLNEIVHPAVFLAWQRRIEEIRAIRPDAVILSDIPLLIELGMQKRVDLVMLVYIPREEQIRRLMLRNGYSLDEAVQRVNSQMPIEDKLDFADIIVNNSGTREQTRAYIEKIWPRLLERERQKKESA; from the coding sequence ATGTTGAATATCGGTTTAACAGGCAGCATCGCCTGCGGAAAATCCACGGTTGCCCTTCTTCTCCAGGAAAAGGGGGCCTTCCACATTGACTTCGATCTTCTCGCCCATGAGGTGGAAGAGCCGGATCAGCCAGCCTGGCAGGGGATCGTCGATACCTTCGGGACGGAAATCCTCAGGGAAGACCACACTCTTGACCGGGCCCGGCTGGGGCAGATCGTTTTCTCCGACCGCCGGAAACTGGACAAGCTCAACGAGATCGTCCATCCGGCGGTTTTTTTGGCCTGGCAACGCCGGATCGAGGAGATCCGGGCCATCCGACCCGATGCCGTCATCCTTTCCGACATCCCGCTCCTCATCGAACTGGGAATGCAGAAGAGGGTTGATCTGGTGATGCTGGTCTACATCCCGCGGGAGGAACAGATCCGCCGTCTCATGCTGAGAAACGGTTACAGCCTTGACGAGGCTGTCCAGCGGGTCAATTCCCAGATGCCCATCGAAGACAAGTTGGACTTCGCCGACATTATCGTAAACAATTCGGGGACCCGGGAGCAGACGCGGGCCTACATTGAAAAAATCTGGCCCCGGCTCCTGGAAAGGGAACGGCAGAAAAAAGAATCCGCCTGA
- a CDS encoding GYD domain-containing protein: MGTYIMMTKLSPEAVAKPQSLTELNDQVEARIKKECPEVKWIANYAVLGACDYLDIFEAPDADAATKVALIVRSFGHATTETWIATKWDRFENLVANLKT, translated from the coding sequence ATGGGTACGTATATCATGATGACCAAGTTGTCGCCTGAGGCCGTAGCCAAGCCGCAGTCTTTGACGGAACTCAATGACCAGGTCGAAGCCCGCATTAAGAAGGAATGCCCCGAGGTGAAGTGGATTGCCAATTATGCCGTTCTTGGGGCCTGTGACTACCTGGATATCTTCGAAGCGCCCGATGCCGATGCGGCAACCAAGGTCGCCCTGATCGTCCGCTCCTTCGGTCATGCGACAACGGAAACCTGGATTGCCACAAAGTGGGACCGTTTTGAGAATCTGGTCGCAAACCTGAAGACCTGA
- a CDS encoding carbohydrate kinase family protein, with protein MTKEIQASPSPPLIFGLGQCSLDYLGRIADYPPPDVKCEFSGLVVQGGGPVATALAALSRWELRCAFSGMIGDDAFGGAIEASLRKEGIDTSDLIVRRDSASQFAFIAVEPNAGRRTIFWQRPTGKPPGPEEIPQAKIREAAVLHTDGLFIDASLQACRIARQAGVPVVVDAGTLRDGMLELARLSDYFIASETFARQLMGDRNPLDACAFLLEQGPRLVAVTLGAAGYGALYGKTAIRKPAYPVAAVDTTGCGDIFHAGFIFGLIQQWDYALCLDFAAWAAAQVSLEMGGRKGIPSLSRIMSQGYPLKP; from the coding sequence ATGACCAAGGAAATCCAAGCATCCCCTTCCCCCCCCCTGATCTTCGGCCTCGGACAGTGTTCCTTGGACTACCTCGGCCGAATAGCCGATTATCCGCCCCCCGATGTAAAATGTGAATTTTCCGGATTGGTCGTTCAGGGCGGCGGCCCCGTGGCCACGGCATTGGCCGCCCTTTCCCGCTGGGAGCTGCGCTGCGCCTTTTCCGGAATGATCGGTGACGATGCCTTTGGTGGGGCCATAGAAGCCTCCCTCCGGAAAGAAGGCATCGACACGTCGGACCTGATCGTCCGGCGGGACAGCGCCTCTCAATTCGCCTTCATTGCCGTTGAACCGAATGCCGGACGGCGGACCATCTTCTGGCAGCGCCCCACGGGCAAGCCCCCTGGGCCGGAGGAAATTCCGCAGGCGAAGATCCGGGAGGCCGCCGTGCTCCATACGGACGGACTCTTTATCGACGCCTCTCTCCAGGCCTGCCGCATCGCCCGTCAGGCAGGGGTCCCCGTGGTCGTTGATGCCGGAACCCTTAGAGACGGAATGCTGGAACTGGCCCGCTTGAGCGATTACTTCATCGCTTCGGAAACCTTTGCCCGCCAGTTGATGGGCGATCGGAATCCCCTGGACGCCTGTGCCTTTCTTCTCGAACAGGGCCCCCGCCTCGTTGCCGTCACGCTGGGAGCAGCCGGTTATGGCGCCCTCTACGGGAAAACAGCGATCCGCAAACCCGCCTATCCCGTAGCCGCCGTGGATACGACCGGTTGCGGCGATATCTTTCACGCCGGATTTATCTTCGGGCTGATTCAACAGTGGGATTATGCCCTGTGCCTTGATTTTGCCGCCTGGGCGGCGGCTCAGGTGAGTCTTGAAATGGGGGGTAGAAAGGGAATTCCCTCCTTGAGCAGAATCATGAGTCAAGGCTACCCTTTAAAACCTTGA